The nucleotide window AATTGAGCTTTACAGTTATACACCATAATTGAAGAAAATTTAGTGTGATATTCAAGTCGAACTTTACAGTTATACGCCATAGTTGAAGCAAAAGTTCAAAAGTTATAAAACTTCACGAAAAAGAGCATAGGCAAATTCCCAAAAATAGATAGATGTAGTCTTTAAAAAGGCTACATACATACTTTTCATTACATTTACTTCAATTCTGTTTCTTTCTCCTGAACATTACGAAACAGGTAGCTAGAGCTACGAATGTAATTCCTGTTCCAAGCTCGAATCCGGGAAGAGACTGTTTTGCCGCCATAACTTCGGTATTGATCTTGATCGTATCCGAGGTCTGGTCATGCCCGTCAGAGTCTTCATAGAAAATCTCACTGCTCAGGGAGTATGGCTTGGGAGTAGCAGTGTCATCCACATCCATATCAAAAGCAGCAACTTCACTATCTCCGGGCTTCAGAGTTCCAAGATAAGCCTGGTCATCAGTGGTACTGAAGGGATCAGCTGCACTAACTCTAACAGTCGCATCTTTTGCAGTTTCTTCTCCTGTGTTTTTATATGTGACATAGAGCATCCCGCCCTCATCAGGATAAAGGTCACCTGTTACATTTGTAACTTCAAAGTGAGGCTCCTTCTTGACTTCGATATTTACTGTCTGCGTCTGAGTCTTATTTTCATACCAGATACCTACTTCCTTATTTGTTACAAGACCTGTTGTACTGTCAAAATCATCTCCACCTACCTGGACATTACTCTGGTACTGATACGAAAGGTCAAGAGTCAGAGGATATATACCTGCAGGAGTATCTTTATTAATCTCAACTGTAAACTTTGTCGGACTTGCACTCTCTTTTCCCTGCTGGAGAGTACCAGCTTCCTGAGATCCAGACTTAACTTTAATATTAGGATTATCAGATTTAAGGGTAGCAAGAATGCCTACTGCTGTCGTAGCCTGAGCCTCATACTGCATCTCCGACTGCTGCAGCATCTGATCCGTATATTCTCCAATATCCGCATCCTTTTCAGATTTAAAGCCGGAAATTTCACCCTTATTCATCATATTTAGATTGAGAGTTACAGTATCTCCTCTGGAGTACTGGTTGTCTCCAATAAGTGTTGCGTTAAGGTCAGGTCCTCCATACACTGAGTAGTAGTTTTTACTAATATCAAAATTATCCGGGATAGCTGCCTGAGCTGGGAAAACTGCCCAGCAAAGGATCAGAAGAGTTGTGACAGTAATAAATAACCCATTTTTAGTATTCATTTTCATCACCTGATGCATTCTTATCATTGTGGTTTCGTTTCCGGTGCACACTTATTATCTGGTAAAGGGCAATAACTATAATCAGTAAAATTGCGATTCCTGTGACGCTAAACTTTTCTTCTGTAGCTTCAACAGGTAAGTTCACCTTCATACTTTCTGAAAATTTAGAATTCTTATCGTCATCAAGGTACTTTATTTCACTATTGACGCCATATTTTTTTACAGTAGCATCCTGGGAGGCCTTAATTTCAAAACTGGCAGTCTTTTCTTCTCCAGGTCCAATATCCCCTAATCTTACTGTAGATTTCTCAGTGCTCAGAGGACTCATAACAATTATTCGCGCAAAAGCATCTTTTGCTGTGGTTTCTCTTGTGTTTTTATAAGTAACATTAACAACCTTACTTTCACCCTGTATCAGACTGCCAGAGACATTGGTTACTTCGAATTTAGGTTCACTTTTTATGGAAATAGGTATTTTGAGAACTTCTGTTTTCGTTTTGTACTCTCTTGAATAGTCTACATTCGTAATCCCCAGATTTATTGCATCCGCAGTTACAGTTCGGACATTTGCCTGGTATTGATAGGTCACCGGCAGGAGAAGGTCATAATTTCCAGCAGGGATATTGCCATCAACTTTTATTGTGTAGCTAAGGGGCGCTGTATGGCCGGTTTCAAGTTCTTGAACGTTCTGGAAATTGCCTGTAGACTCTACTTCAATGTACTTCGTTTCGGATTGAAGAGTAGCTTCTATATCTTTTGCAGTAGTAGCTTCTTCTTCTTCTCCCATCTCTTTCAGTGCAATTGTTTCTTCAATTGAATCGTTTATTCTTTTCTGATTTGCATTTAGCCTCTTAAAACCGGATATAACTCCGACATTTGCGATTTTTATCTTTAAATCTGCAGTTTCTCCTCTTTCAAACTCGGGATCTCCTGTAATTGACGCCTGTATTGCTGGCGCCCCGTAACTCTTGTAGTAATCCACAGTATACCCGTGATCAAGAGCAATGAAGTTATTTTCATCATCTTCCCCGAGAGCTGGGAGTGCAGTCACTGATACTACTAATAGAATTAACGCAAACGTAGTGAATTTGTTAATCATGTTTTGCCTTAATTTTATTATGGGCACTTTTATCATATCTCGGCCCCCTGAATTTGTTTTTTTGTCTCTGTCTGTTTTTCTGCTGTCCTGACTCCTTTTCTTTTATCGCGCCAGGTATCAAGAGTAACGATAAGAGGGGGAAAGACTACAAAGGTTGCCAGGAGAGCCAGCAAGACGTCAATAACCGTAACCGTACCAAAATCTGAAATCATCGGGAAAGGAGAAGCCAGCAGGGCCATGAACCCGAATACCGTTGTAGCTCCTGAAGCAACAATTGCACTTCCTATTTTGGAACTGGTCATCTGGATAGCCTCTAAAGGACTTGCCCCTTTATCTTTTTCTTCAAAGTAACGTTCCATCATGAGGATAGCATATTCGGACCCGACTCCAAGTATCAGAGCTCCCAGGGTTGCTGTGAGAGGAGTATAGCTGATATTAAGAGAGCTCATGACTCCCCCTGACCAGCCAATGACTATTAACATTGGGATTATAGGAACCAGAGCTTTCACCCAGTCTCTGTATACAATAAGAAGACCTCCGAGCACAAGAATCAGGCCAAGGAAAGTCATTGCTATTCTTCCACTGGTAAGAGCAGTAATAACTTCTATAAAGACGACCGAATTTCCGGTAATCGTGACGGAGGTACCTGGCGGAGCCGGCATCCACTGCATATCCTGCTTGACAATATTCGAGAGCTCTTTAATACCTGTTACTTTTATGTCCGCAACCGCATTCCCTATATTGAAATTAAGAAGAAGCATGTTCTTCCCGTACATATAGCGGTCTTTCTGTGAGTCAGGAATTTCTGAGTAAATATTTTTTATCTCTTGACTAGTGTCAGGGATTACTCCTCCATTATATTCCTTTACGAGATCTACAATGCTCGAAGCGCTGTAAATGTGACCATTGGATGCTACTTCATGTTCGGAAAACTGGTCAATCCACTTAAGAACGTCTGGATTAGTTGTATCCTCAACCTTGATGATGAGGTTTAATTCATCGCTTCCGCCCATGATATCCCCCATGTGTCTGAGATCCACAAGTGAAGGCATGTCCTGAGGCACAAAGGTTTGAACATCAGTCTCAATAGGTACGGACTGGTCCAGATAAAGGCCGCCAAAGCAGAGCAAACACGCGATACCCAGTACGACAACATCATATTTGATAGTTAGATTTGTAATTCTCCGGAGAATTCTCCCTATCAGGCGATCACTTTCGTCTCCTCCCTCAGACTTTTTCTTCTTTTCCGAGTTTGCAGGTCTTATCTTACTTGCTACTTTCCTCAGGGGATTTTTATCCGAGTATTCATCAAATAAAGAAATCGTTATAACCCCTACGAAGATGGAGGCGAAGTAACACATTAAAATGCCTATCATGAGCAATTTTCCAAAATCCTGGATCATTGGCACAGTAGATGTAAAAAGGGAGAAAAATCCAAGGGCTGTCATTGCCAGAGCTATGAGGACTGCGGGCCCGGTATGCTTTACGGTTTCTATAACTGCTGTTGTTTTATTCCCTTTTTCCTGCAATTCTTCTTCAAGTCGGTTATGGAACTGAATGGCATAGTCAATCCCTACACCTATAAGGATCGGGAATGCAGACATCGAAACCATGGACATGGGAATCCCTAAATAACCCATAGCTCCGAAGGTGTAAACAATACCGAGAAGAACTACCGGTAAGGGAAGAAGGCACCAGCGGACGTGCCTGAAAACGAGAAGCAGTACAATAACCATGAAAACAGCTGAAAGCCCCAGAAGCATTCCCATACTGGAATTCATCTCCTTGTTCATGGAAATGCTGAACGCTGGATCGCCAGTAACAATAACATTATAAGAAGGTGGAAAATCCGCCAGCTTAACGGCTTCTTCAGTGGCAGTAAGGATATCTTCCTGAGCTTTGTCGCTAGCTGAACCTGCCATGACTACCGAAATCACCATATGGGTATTGTCAGAAATAATCTGACCAAAAATATCAGGGTTTCCGTCTATAATGGCTTTTACTTCTTCATCGGTATCCGGAAGTTCAGATTTCCCTGTCATCTGGTAATTGACCATTTTGATCAGTGAAGCAGGGCTTGTGGTTTCAATTACCCCATCTGTTGCCTGGACCTGATGTTCTAACCTGTCTACGGATTTCATCACGTCAGCATTTTTTACATCATTGCCCTCTACCATTACCACAATAGATTGTGTCTGGAAAATTTTTTGATAAAGGTGATCATAATCCTGGTAGAGAGGAGAGTCTTTTCCGACAAAAGTTTCTGTTCCTGATTTCATCTCAATAAGCTGTGCTCCCTGCGTTGCTATAATTATACACAGTAAAGCTATCAGGAGTACGGAAAAACGGTTATTCTGAATAAAAAATCCCAGTTTTTCAAAAATATTTTTAATAGTAGATTCCCCTCATAGTTTTTAATATGAAATGCAATTTAAGGAACTTGGTGCATGTCTTAAACTTGCCTTTTCTCTCTGGGTTGAAGGCTCATTATCTAATATTTGCACACATTTTTATATTTGCATATATTTTACACTTACATACATTTTACACTTACATACATTTATGTTTGCATACATTTTAATAATACTCGCCTTTTCTTTCTCTGAGCTCAAGGTTCATTGTCAAAGGTTTGCATAATTTACATGATACTTGCCTTTTTCTCTTAGCTGAAGACTTATTATCCAAGATTTGTATAAATATTAAGAGATACATTATTATACGGCAAATTTCCAGTAACTTAGATCTTTTGACGTATACAAACAGAAAAGATTTAAGTCTATTGTTACATTAGGGGTAACAGATGGTCTTACAAATTGATCCTCAGTTAATTCGCAACCTTGAAAAGCTAGGGCTAACCGAAAATGAGGCAAAAGCATATATCGGGCTTGTCAGTTTGAGAGAAGCTACAGCCCGTGAAATCCATGAACTTACAAATGTTCCGAGAGCCAAAATATATGAAATTCTTAAAGTGCTTGCGAAAAAGGGATATCTGGAAGTGAGACAGGGATCTCCAACTTATTTTCGAGCAGTTGATCCAAAAAAGGTAATCGGAGAAATAAAATATGAATTTATAAGCTGTGCAATTGAGACGCTTGGTCAGCTCAACGAATTAAGTTATGAACTTCCAAAAACTTCTCCTGTATGGTATATCCAGAGTGATTGGGGAATAAAGAACCGAATACGTGAAATTATGGCTGGAGTAAAAGAAGAACTAATTATTTTCTCGACCAGCCCTGAGTTTCTGCAGGAGTTTGAGCCGGATATAAAAAAACTGGAAAGAATCTGTAATCTAATTCTTATCGTTGATAAACTGGATAAGTTCAGGTCACTTCCTTTTGAGTTCAAAGAAACCGATAAAGAATTTGCAGATTTCATGGATAACATTATAATTGACGGCATCCAGTATAAAGAAGAATTTTTCATGATTGCCGATGGAAAAGAATCAATAGGTGTTCACAGTGCAGGGAACAGAAGAGAAGCAGTAATAATCAAACTGCCTATTGTCTCTTATATGCAGAAAATGATCTATGAAAGAGTGCTTGAACCAGGTTTTATCAAAAAGACGAAGCAACTAATGTCTTGAAAACTTGACAATTTAATTGTTGAGCATGACCTTGGCAGCTTCTCGTCATAATACAATGATTTTAAGCTTAATACAATGATTTTAAGCTTATCAGATTGTCAATGACTAAACTTTCATGATACTAGCCTGCAGGCAAGGGTTCTTCAGTTTTTCTCAAAGCCACTTAATGCTTCTATGAATGCTATATAAAGCAGAAGTTTACTAACTTTTTAGAGTTATTTGTCTCTTTGAAGATAGAATAAACTCTCTTTTGAGCACCATGATATAATTGAAAAACATTTTTTCTATAAATATAAATTTTATAAATATAATTGTGGAATAATCTGTCTATAAGTCTTCTTATTAAATTCAGTACGGAAATCCACAGGTGTTTGAAATGAACCGGGTAAAAATTGGAGACGTTATTATTGAGTGGCTAGGCCATTCCGGCTTTTTACTTGAGGGAGATGAAAAGAAAATTTATATCGACCCTTATGACCTTAGTGAAGAGCCGGACTTTGAAGATAAAGCCGATATCCTATTGATCACCCATGAGCACTCTGATCACTGCAGTCCCGAAGATATACGAAAGGTCCGGCGGTCGGACTCAACCACCCTGATCCCTGAAAATTTATCCCTTCAATTCAAAGGAGATGCAAGGCGGATTGCTGAGGGGGATGTGCTAGCCGACGGGCTTGAGATCAAGGGAACCAGAATTGAAGTAGTTCCGGCTTATAATCTCGATAAACCTTATCATCCTCGTGGACTGGGAGTGGGATATATAGTAGAACTTGGAGGAATCAGGATCTACCATTCAGGAGACTGCGATTTTATCCCTGAGATGAAAAATATAAATGCCGATGTCGCCCTTTTGCCTATTGGGGGCACGTACACAATGGATGAAGAGGAGGCAGCAGATGCGGCTGCAGCTATCTCCCCAAAATACGTAATTCCGATGCACTACGGGAAGCCAGATATGACAGACGGTGATCCCGAAAAGTTTAAAGCTCTTGTACACAGCAAGAACCCTGAGATCAATGTTATTATTCTTAACTCCCGATTTTGATTTTTAAAGAAACTTAAAAACCAGGGTCTGGAACGAAAACGCAGGATCAGTTTATCCATGTCCAGAATAGCAAGAAAACAGCAGAAAAACCTGATTCAGGTAATTGCAACCCAGCGCATGTGGCGGCTTTTTGAGCTTGCAAAAAGCGAGCATGCAGAACACCCTGACCGCAGCGAGCGTTATGTGCAGCTTATAAGGAACATTTCTATGAGAAACCGGATGAGTGTTCCAAGAGAAATAAAAAGCAGAATTTGCAAACACTGCTATACTTTTCTCGTGCCCGGAAAAAATGCTCGTTACAGGCTGAAGGAAGGATATATTGTTATTTCTTGTCAGCGCTGCGGAAAAGAAATGAGATATCCTTACAAAAAACACACATGATATTCTTCGAATAACATGCCCAGAGAATGAAAGTCTTATTTCCTTACCTTTTTTAGAATTTAACTCCATCATTACCTTGGACAGGAAGGTTGTTTTTACTTTGGTTCTCCGAAACCGTCAAAAAACTAACCCTTGAATTGCCATCGAAGGCCCAGATGTGACTTTGATCACGAATGCCAAATTGCCTTTGAGGCAATTCTACTGTCCTTGAAATGATGGAGTAATCTAAATTGGAAGGGGAAATAAACAAATCTTGTGGTTTAGATATTCACAAACATTTTTTTATTGCTACAATTCTGAGTAGATCCGGTGAAAAACAGCAACAACGTTTTGCCAGAGATGATGATGGGATTTTAAACCTT belongs to Methanosarcina barkeri 3 and includes:
- a CDS encoding COG1361 S-layer family protein, whose product is MNTKNGLFITVTTLLILCWAVFPAQAAIPDNFDISKNYYSVYGGPDLNATLIGDNQYSRGDTVTLNLNMMNKGEISGFKSEKDADIGEYTDQMLQQSEMQYEAQATTAVGILATLKSDNPNIKVKSGSQEAGTLQQGKESASPTKFTVEINKDTPAGIYPLTLDLSYQYQSNVQVGGDDFDSTTGLVTNKEVGIWYENKTQTQTVNIEVKKEPHFEVTNVTGDLYPDEGGMLYVTYKNTGEETAKDATVRVSAADPFSTTDDQAYLGTLKPGDSEVAAFDMDVDDTATPKPYSLSSEIFYEDSDGHDQTSDTIKINTEVMAAKQSLPGFELGTGITFVALATCFVMFRRKKQN
- a CDS encoding COG1361 S-layer family protein, with product MIKVPIIKLRQNMINKFTTFALILLVVSVTALPALGEDDENNFIALDHGYTVDYYKSYGAPAIQASITGDPEFERGETADLKIKIANVGVISGFKRLNANQKRINDSIEETIALKEMGEEEEATTAKDIEATLQSETKYIEVESTGNFQNVQELETGHTAPLSYTIKVDGNIPAGNYDLLLPVTYQYQANVRTVTADAINLGITNVDYSREYKTKTEVLKIPISIKSEPKFEVTNVSGSLIQGESKVVNVTYKNTRETTAKDAFARIIVMSPLSTEKSTVRLGDIGPGEEKTASFEIKASQDATVKKYGVNSEIKYLDDDKNSKFSESMKVNLPVEATEEKFSVTGIAILLIIVIALYQIISVHRKRNHNDKNASGDENEY
- a CDS encoding RND family transporter; amino-acid sequence: MKNIFEKLGFFIQNNRFSVLLIALLCIIIATQGAQLIEMKSGTETFVGKDSPLYQDYDHLYQKIFQTQSIVVMVEGNDVKNADVMKSVDRLEHQVQATDGVIETTSPASLIKMVNYQMTGKSELPDTDEEVKAIIDGNPDIFGQIISDNTHMVISVVMAGSASDKAQEDILTATEEAVKLADFPPSYNVIVTGDPAFSISMNKEMNSSMGMLLGLSAVFMVIVLLLVFRHVRWCLLPLPVVLLGIVYTFGAMGYLGIPMSMVSMSAFPILIGVGIDYAIQFHNRLEEELQEKGNKTTAVIETVKHTGPAVLIALAMTALGFFSLFTSTVPMIQDFGKLLMIGILMCYFASIFVGVITISLFDEYSDKNPLRKVASKIRPANSEKKKKSEGGDESDRLIGRILRRITNLTIKYDVVVLGIACLLCFGGLYLDQSVPIETDVQTFVPQDMPSLVDLRHMGDIMGGSDELNLIIKVEDTTNPDVLKWIDQFSEHEVASNGHIYSASSIVDLVKEYNGGVIPDTSQEIKNIYSEIPDSQKDRYMYGKNMLLLNFNIGNAVADIKVTGIKELSNIVKQDMQWMPAPPGTSVTITGNSVVFIEVITALTSGRIAMTFLGLILVLGGLLIVYRDWVKALVPIIPMLIVIGWSGGVMSSLNISYTPLTATLGALILGVGSEYAILMMERYFEEKDKGASPLEAIQMTSSKIGSAIVASGATTVFGFMALLASPFPMISDFGTVTVIDVLLALLATFVVFPPLIVTLDTWRDKRKGVRTAEKQTETKKQIQGAEI
- a CDS encoding TrmB family transcriptional regulator, coding for MVLQIDPQLIRNLEKLGLTENEAKAYIGLVSLREATAREIHELTNVPRAKIYEILKVLAKKGYLEVRQGSPTYFRAVDPKKVIGEIKYEFISCAIETLGQLNELSYELPKTSPVWYIQSDWGIKNRIREIMAGVKEELIIFSTSPEFLQEFEPDIKKLERICNLILIVDKLDKFRSLPFEFKETDKEFADFMDNIIIDGIQYKEEFFMIADGKESIGVHSAGNRREAVIIKLPIVSYMQKMIYERVLEPGFIKKTKQLMS
- a CDS encoding MBL fold metallo-hydrolase — protein: MNRVKIGDVIIEWLGHSGFLLEGDEKKIYIDPYDLSEEPDFEDKADILLITHEHSDHCSPEDIRKVRRSDSTTLIPENLSLQFKGDARRIAEGDVLADGLEIKGTRIEVVPAYNLDKPYHPRGLGVGYIVELGGIRIYHSGDCDFIPEMKNINADVALLPIGGTYTMDEEEAADAAAAISPKYVIPMHYGKPDMTDGDPEKFKALVHSKNPEINVIILNSRF
- a CDS encoding ribonuclease P protein component 4 codes for the protein MSRIARKQQKNLIQVIATQRMWRLFELAKSEHAEHPDRSERYVQLIRNISMRNRMSVPREIKSRICKHCYTFLVPGKNARYRLKEGYIVISCQRCGKEMRYPYKKHT